From Anopheles arabiensis isolate DONGOLA chromosome 3, AaraD3, whole genome shotgun sequence, a single genomic window includes:
- the LOC120900580 gene encoding zinc finger protein 27-like, whose translation MDEENNSVELSLRSTFCRICVTPWKMNHCMQEPCDPGESLSLHCMLEILFPTIFNDHTTNWPAKICQDCGEKVLQAYALYVQCGQSAEQLERLCNEQEDATMCDEVMITVKGDYTPDVLVEEAVVISELEPGIVDTVTNCNPLEDNSDESLEEGQVLHRPEIVIAKQKVHEKRRNAAATKRKHKRIQPSASNERVVAETQAPARTRQGNRRQVVLTQMKALESVEDKLPEEKSKINDGRRTTTREKGNATLDNSTTSRSDDDTEPNCKKSIEILNDTTAEEALPQEEKLETKKDLYKCVLCDVPAFTGPDALTDHLKAAHPDQIRACEQCPKVFAAQAAFEQHQYCHATGRSHFCPFCDRGFQTALLLKSHIRTHTQRSDYLCSLCGKEFNVKNNLRQHMIMHSGERPWACPLCPCRFSTKGGLKSHQNTHTRIKAFSCDTCGSQFNKHYSLIKHKLIHTGERPFGCEICKMRFTNSYMVKRHMRTHTGEKPYKCTYCERSFAQSNDMVKHMKTHVGSNPYQCDRCDASFRLLVDLRNHYKEHKQPGELGAGSSTEEDAKGMRFTSQDILQLRYKKEMNQQQ comes from the exons ATGGACGAGGAAAACAATTCAGTCGAGCTATCGCTTCGCTCAACCTTCTGCCGCATCTGTGTCACGCCCTGGAAGATGAACCACTGCATGCAGGAACCATGCGATCCGGGCGAATCTTTAAGCTTGCACTGCATGCTGGAAATCCTCTTTCCGACCATCTTCAACGATCATACCACAAACTGGCCGGCCAAAATCTGCCAGGACTGTGGCGAGAAAGTGTTACAGGCGTACGCTTTGTACGTGCAATGTGGGCAAAGTGCAGAGCAGCTGGAAAGGTTGTGCAACGAGCAGGAGGATGCGACGATGTGCGATGAAGTAATGATTACGGTCAAGGGGGATTACACGCCCGATGTGTTGGTGGAGGAGGCAGTTGTTATATCTGAGCTGGAGCCGGGAATTGTGGATACTGTGACGAACTGCAACCCACTGGAGGATAATTCCGACGAGTCGCTCGAAGAAGGTCAAGTGCTGCATCGCCCAGAAATCGTCATAGCGAAGCAAAAGGTGCATGAAAAGCGTAGAAATGCTGCAGCAACGAAGAGGaaacacaaacgcatacaGCCCTCGGCAAGTAATGAGCGAGTTGTTGCTGAAACTCAAGCTCCAGCACGGACGAGACAGGGGAATCGGAGGCAAGTGGTCTTAACTCAAATGAAAGCGCTTGAAAGTGTCGAGGACAAACTGCCAGAAGAAAAGAGCAAGATAAATGATGGCAGGCGTACAACGACGCGTGAAAAAGGCAACGCCACTCTAGACAACAGCACCACCTCCCGATCGGATGACGATACCGAACCAAATTGCAAGAAAAGTATCGAAATATTGAACGATACGACAGCAGAAGAAGCGCTCCCGCAAGAGGAGAAGctcgaaacgaaaaaagatCTCTACAAATGTGTGCTGTGCGATGTTCCGGCGTTCACCGGGCCGGACGCACTGACCGACCATCTGAAGGCGGCGCATCCGGACCAGATACGGGCGTGCGAGCAATGTCCGAAAGTGTTTGCAGCGCAGGCCGCCTTCGAGCAGCACCAGTACTGCCATGCGACGGGCCGGTCACACTTTTGTCCGTTCTGCGACAGGGGCTTTCAAACGGCACTGCTGCTCAAGAGCCATATACGCACGCATACGCAGCGGTCCGACTATCTGTGCTCGCTGTGCGGCAAGGAGTTTAATGTGAAGAACAACCTGCGCCAGCACATGATAATGCATTCGGGCGAGAGGCCGTGGGCGTGCCCGCTGTGCCCCTGTCGGTTTAGCACGAAAG GAGGACTAAAGAGCCATCAGAATACGCACACACGAATTAAAGCATTTAGCTGTGACACTTGTGGATCACAGTTTAATAAACATTACTCGTTAATCAAGCATAAATTGATACACACAG GTGAACGGCCGTTTGGGTGTGAAATTTGCAAAATGAG ATTCACCAACAGCTACATGGTAAAGCGGCACATGCGGACCCACACGGGCGAAAAGCCCTACAAATGTACGTACTGTGAGCGCAGCTTCGCACAGAGCAACGACATGGTGAAGCACATGAAAACGCACGTCGGCAGCAATCCGTACCAGTGCGATCGGTGCGATGCCTCGTTCCGCCTCCTGGTGGACCTACGTAACCACTACAAGGAGCATAAGCAGCCCGGTGAGCTAGGGGCTGGCTCATCCACCGAGGAAGATGCGAAAGGGATGCGGTTTACCAGCCAGGACATTCTGCAGCTAAGGTACAAGAAGGAAATGAATCAGCAGCAGTGA
- the LOC120901161 gene encoding uncharacterized protein LOC120901161, with protein MDMKDEEYPSTAALEPEWCRVCVSEPEAIHGMDEMIDADHSVSLNMMLEAMFPMFASPEGKDSQTTQQHLPTKACDSCKHKIMIAYGLYLLLIESEERLQRYLGEAPRSCTDDEKAEQSCAPYEVLIECSFDDGETALSREEEPPALRPLEALDEESVPRKRGRPRTRPLPQTTTVLLEEDKRPKRMSKQDRTNESVTEEEQMVLEEDIVLLDEFTGEQTSQPVAKKRGRKPKVRADSTDQLHESTTEQAIEPPVAKKRGRKPKIRAESTDQLDDSTAEQTVEPPVAKKRGRKPKIKSEPAEGDESSTEGRKERKQSATIKVEAAEYLSDQGGSGVELESKVDVYNCQLCEGHTYGSPTELTEHLKAEHPDLIRTCDKCPKVFMTEAAYQHHQYCHATLRSYFCMFCDKGFQTENLLKSHTKSHTEMAEFLCSLCGKKFNNKSNLRQHLVRHTGVKPWACTQCPSRFCTKGALNLHQRTHSKLRPFSCDICGSQFHTRYSLIKHQLIHTGERPYSCDLCPMRFVSTYHVKRHMLTHTGEKPFKCTYCERSFAQSNDMVKHMKTHVGENPYQCDRCEASFRLLTDLRNHYKETCTPVDKGAGSSADEGKAIRFTSTSILKMRYEKEMGQYSEQRYEESAGQRKVMAEATEFPAMESAMDVDVVWPSTDATACCRICVLETEAADACRMHEPLEENGSQSLQIVLEKLFPGVFNEEQVQHDYTMNWPMVVCRECKRKVQEAHELYETCLDSRGRLQKRSAKEEMHADEEIVPVDCVVDEQAQEFLECDLIPETELEPELEPLPASSRRRTAKARKSEPAPKGSRTKKAHTAPAEVMEIKKELEDPQEQLQEEQQPEVEMLEEEELEFAEESNSAEPEWTPPSSAGRAKKARGAPKAKPTDEKVPKERKKRERKPKVEPGAEGKLESKTELYRCQLCSGPTYETPGELTEHLKAEHPAQIRPCDKCPKVFVSEQTFQHHQYCHATGRSFFCDFCDKGFQTEGLLTSHTKSHTRGPKFLCSYCGKGFTTKSSLQKHMTFHTDSKSWPCRLCPCRFNTKACLHVHMRTHTKTKIYTCPICGSQFNKHYSMVKHQIIHTGERPFVCELCPMRFVSPYHVKRHMLTHTGEKPYKCTYCERSFAQSNVLVKHMKTHVGDHPYQCDRCDASFRLLKDLRNHYQEHYVESENGIGPSPVVDDKDIRFTSTEILKLRYQKEMGQYSQKYEGSGGDD; from the exons ATGGACATGAAGGATGAGGAATATCCTTCCACAGCGGCGCTCGAGCCGGAGTGGTGCCGGGTCTGCGTGTCCGAGCCGGAGGCGATACACGGCATGGACGAGATGATAGACGCCGACCATTCGGTAAGCCTTAACATGATGCTGGAGGCAATGTTTCCCATGTTTGCCAGTCCGGAAGGGAAAGATTCACAAACCACCCAGCAACACTTGCCAACGAAAGCGTGCGATAGCTGCAAGCACAAGATCATGATCGCGTACGGGCTGTACCTGCTGCTGATAGAGAGCGAAGAGCGGCTGCAGCGCTATCTAGGGGAAGCTCCACGGTCCTGCACGGACGATGAGAAGGCGGAACAATCCTGTGCACCGTACGAGGTGCTGATCGAGTGTAGCTTTGACGATGGCGAGACAGCACTGTCGAGGGAGGAGGAACCACCCGCCTTGCGGCCGTTGGAAGCGTTGGACGAGGAAAGTGTACCGCGGAAAAGAGGCAGACCACGAACCCGGCCACTACCACAGACCACCACCGTGCTCTTGGAGGAGGACAAGCGACCGAAGCGAATGAGTAAACAGGACCGGACCAACGAGAGCGTCACGGAAGAGGAGCAAATGGTGCTGGAAGAAGATATCGTTCTGCTGGATGAATTCACGGGAGAACAAACCTCCCAACCAGTGGCAAAGAAACGGGGTCGAAAGCCCAAAGTTCGGGCAGATAGTACCGATCAGCTGCATGAATCCACCACGGAACAAGCAATCGAACCACCGGTGGCAAAGAAACGGGGTCGAAAGCCCAAAATTCGGGCAGAAAGTACCGATCAGCTGGATGACTCCACGGCAGAACAAACCGTCGAACCACCGGTGGCAAAGAAACGGGGTCGGAAGCCCAAAATTAAATCCGAACCAGCTGAAGGCGATGAAAGCAGCACGGAAGGCAGGAAGGAACGGAAGCAAAGCGCAACGATCAAGGTGGAAGCGGCCGAATATTTGTCGGATCAGGGTGGCAGTGGCGTTGAGCTAGAGTCTAAGGTGGACGTGTACAACTGTCAGCTGTGCGAGGGGCACACGTATGGGTCGCCCACCGAGCTGACGGAGCATCTGAAGGCGGAACATCCGGACCTGATACGCACGTGCGACAAGTGTCcgaaggtgttcatgacggAGGCAGCGTACCAGCATCACCAGTACTGCCATGCGACGCTGCGCTCCTACTTCTGCATGTTCTGCGACAAGGGTTTCCAGACGGAGAATCTGCTGAAAAGCCATACCAAGTCGCACACGGAGATGGCCGAGTTTTTGTGCTCGCTGTGTGGGAAGAAGTTCAACAACAAGAGCAACCTGCGGCAGCATCTGGTGCGCCACACGGGCGTGAAACCGTGGGCCTGTACGCAGTGCCCGAGCCGGTTCTGTACGAAGG GTGCATTAAACTTACACCAGAGAACACACTCGAAGCTAAGACCGTTCAGTTGCGATATTTGTGGCTCACAGTTCCACACACGATACTCCCTGATCAAGCACCAGCTAATCCATACAG GTGAACGTCCGTACAGTTGCGATCTCTGCCCGATGAG ATTCGTCTCGACCTACCACGTGAAGCGGCACATGCTTACGCACACCGGTGAAAAGCCGTTCAAATGCACGTACTGTGAGCGCAGCTTCGCGCAAAGCAACGACATGGTGAAGCACATGAAAACGCACGTGGGCGAAAACCCGTACCAGTGCGATCGGTGTGAAGCATCGTTCCGGCTGCTCACCGATCTGCGCAACCACTACAAGGAGACGTGCACGCCGGTCGATAAAGGGGCCGGTTCGTCCGCGGACGAGGGGAAAGCGATACGGTTCACAAGCACAAGCATTTTGAAGATGCGATACGAGAAAGAGATGGGCCAGTACAGCGAGCAGCGGTACGAGGAAAGCGCTGGCCAGCGGAAAGTTATGGCAGAGGCGACCGAGTTTCCTGCAATGGA ATCCGCGATGGACGTGGACGTGGTATGGCCATCGACCGACGCAACGGCGTGCTGCCGCATCTGCGTGCTAGAGACGGAGGCGGCGGACGCGTGCCGCATGCACGAACCGCTGGAGGAAAATGGGTCCCAGAGCCTGCAGATCGTGCTGGAGAAGCTGTTCCCGGGCGTGTTCAACGAGGAGCAGGTGCAGCACGACTACACCATGAACTGGCCGATGGTGGTGTGCCGGGAGTGCAAGCGCAAGGTGCAGGAAGCGCACGAGCTGTACGAGACCTGTCTCGATAGCCGCGGCCGGCTGCAGAAACGTTCCGCCAAGGAGGAAATGCACGCAGACGAAGAGATCGTGCCGGTGGACTGTGTGGTGGACGAGCAGGCGCAAGAGTTCCTGGAGTGCGATCTCATCCCGGAAACGGAGCTCGAGCCGGAGCTCGAACCACTGCCCGCCTCATCGCGCCGACGTACGGCGAAGGCGCGTAAAAGCGAACCCGCACCGAAGGGCTCGAGGACGAAGAAAGCGCACACCGCACCTGCGGAGGTGATGGAAATCAAGAAGGAGCTGGAGGACCCACAGGAGCAACTGCAGGAGGAGCAGCAACCGGAGGTGGAAATGCTCGAAGAGGAGGAGTTAGAGTTTGCCGAGGAAAGCAACAGCGCAGAGCCGGAATGGACACCACCGTCGTCCGCCGGCAGGGCCAAGAAAGCGAGAGGCGCACCGAAAGCGAAGCCGACCGACGAGAAGGTGCCGAAGGAAAGGAAGAAGCGCGAGCGTAAGCCAAAGGTCGAGCCGGGCGCGGAGGGAAAGCTCGAATCCAAGACGGAGCTGTACCGGTGCCAGCTGTGCTCGGGGCCAACCTACGAGACGCCCGGCGAGCTGACGGAGCATCTGAAGGCGGAACATCCGGCCCAGATACGGCCGTGCGACAAGTGCCCGAAGGTGTTCGTCAGCGAGCAAACGTTCCAGCACCACCAGTACTGTCACGCGACCGGTCGGTCGTTCTTCTGCGACTTCTGCGACAAGGGCTTCCAGACGGAGGGGCTGCTGACGAGCCACACCAAGTCGCACACGCGCGGTCCCAAGTTCCTGTGCTCGTACTGCGGCAAGGGGTTCACCACCAAGAGCAGCCTGCAGAAGCATATGACATTCCATACGGACAGCAAATCGTGGCCGTGCCGTCTGTGCCCCTGTCGGTTCAATACGAAAG CCTGCCTGCACGTGCATATGCGtacgcacacaaaaacgaaGATCTATACCTGCCCAATCTGTGGCTCGCAGTTTAACAAACACTACTCGATGGTGAAGCATCAGATCATTCACACAG GAGAACGCCCATTTGTCTGTGAGCTTTGTCCCATGAG GTTTGTCTCGCCGTACCACGTGAAACGGCACATGCTAACGCACACCGGGGAAAAGCCCTACAAATGTACGTACTGTGAGCGCAGCTTCGCGCAAAGCAACGTGCTGGTGAAGCACATGAAAACGCACGTCGGCGACCATCCGTACCAGTGCGATCGGTGTGACGCGTCCTTCCGGCTGCTGAAGGACCTGCGCAACCACTACCAGGAGCACTACGTGGAGAGCGAGAACGGTATCGGGCCGTCGCCGGTCGTGGACGATAAGGATATACGCTTTACCAGCACGGAAATCTTGAAGCTGCGATACCAAAAAGAGATGGGCCAGTACAGCCAAAAGTATGAGGGCAGCGGTGGTGACGATTGA